A window of Jannaschia sp. M317 contains these coding sequences:
- a CDS encoding aa3-type cytochrome c oxidase subunit IV codes for MADEHKPGSMDITEQEKTFEGFVTFTKWTVIAILALLVFLAIFRT; via the coding sequence ATGGCCGACGAACACAAGCCTGGCAGCATGGACATCACCGAGCAGGAGAAGACCTTCGAGGGCTTCGTGACCTTCACCAAATGGACCGTCATCGCGATTCTTGCGCTGCTGGTCTTCCTGGCGATCTTCCGGACCTGA